Within Colias croceus chromosome 10, ilColCroc2.1, the genomic segment gataattctttttttattatattccttgaagtacgaggatggttcttatgtagagaaaacgttaatatgtaccacgggcgaagccggggcggaccgctagttatctATAGAAACTGATTTCTAgatggtattttttattacgtaACTATGtacgtaataaaaaataccatcTATTAgcacatatattattatatcgatTGTTAATATGAATCGAAAAAAGAAGTCAGATTAGTTGAAAGAGTTAAGTATAATGTCGTGGTTATTATGTCagttattattcataattaataaaacataagtaCCAAACATCGTgacaatatttatgtaaaaaaaaaacaaaaatactgactattaaaaataattaatattcacaaCCAACCTTAACGtcacatattttgatatttataggtagagagaaattaatttaactcgttttgtgaagtaaaatgtagtaataattttggatataacaaaatattgattaatctttactgttattttatgttttatatcttaatatataatataaatctcgtgtcacaatgtttgtcctcaatggactcctaaaccacttaaccgattataataaaattcgcacaccatgtgcagttcgatccaacttgagagataggataggttttatcccggaaatcccttggaaacgggaactatgcgggtttttctttgaaaacgcgggcgaagccgcgggcggaaagctagttatatataatatataaatctcgtgtcacagtgtttgtcctcaatggactcctaaaccacttaaccgattataaggatagtttaaacatgtaggtaccacgggcgaagccggggcggaccactagtgttaatgtatgttttttatagatattaatttttagtgCGGATAGCGACCTTTgtgtttttatgtatttggatttatactatatttattaccttattTTAACTAcgttgaattaattattaacacgggtaatattaacaaaaaaccaGCGGCCAAAATAACTTTTACCATTCAGCCATTGTCTAGTCTAGGccatattattgttattccATAGTCTGTTATTccataaatatatgaataaatgacGTACCTTACCTAAGTAAGCAGCCAAGTGACACACATGTTCCGCTTATGAGAGACCCTAGAAGGGTTGACCTGAGATAGTATTCTAGAGCTTTCTTTAGTTCCTCTTTTTGTAGTATTTTCTTGCCACGTATTAAGTTTTGTgcctgaaaattaaataaatgttatattatatgaaattcTCGTGATGCGGTGTTTATACTTAAACACCACCAAAACGGCTCTACCGATTCTCAAGAAATTTTGTGTGCGTgtaggtctgagaatcggacatcatctatttttttaaaccctTCAGTGATAAGAGTAAAGGAGAACAACGTTTGTCGGTAcatctagtataatataaaatagtatgAGTGTAATATTTCAGAATTTTCGAGACTCTACataataactacatattataaattttacattaaagttttcattatataatatgaataattcataacattataatataaacggtgttttaaattcgttttaatatgtataattgggtatttgaataaaattttttttgtgctaaatggaaagattatatattagttttataataaaactattttttattttttttttttgcaataattcgaaagttatttcaaaataaaaattagtctttgaatTCAGTTCCGAAGACACACCGACAACTCCCGAAGCGTCACCCGgacgcgtgtgacgtcataatgttagttttcactCATTGCAGTTGATAGAAAAACGTATACAACTATAACATTTTGACGTCACATCTATGGTGACCAGCCATGGCGCGTTGAGTCACGTGATTTTaatctaaatttcatcaatttttcattgcttataattaattgaaaaaaaatttttttggagTTTTCTGCATTAAATATTGTAGAGGGGTTGAGAACTCAAAGACGATACTGAtcgtaatgattttattttgcacacGATATCCGCTCTGATTATGAAAAAGAATGCGCCGCGCCGGCCtgtacacaatatgatatatataaactCTATGCATGTCTCCCATAATATCaatattctttataataataaagttttagaatacataaaaaaaatcaataatttttttattattcaaatacccAATTATTTGACTTTAAAGCTTTATGAGCTTTCAcagatttaaaacaaaatctgTAAAGTGGTTGGATTTATAGTTGGTAATTGGTATTATcggatttattatttaccaaaTGTATAATTGCATAGAACCGAGCGCTGCCAATCAATGAATCTTTGTATGTCTGTATGGATGAAGACCAGCAACTCCTGTCCCACGGGTGAAGAATCACACTGCAGTGGAGGTCGCTGCAGGCGCTCTCAAACATGTGCTTGCTTATTTCAGCCATTGCtctgttaaaaattaagtatattatttaatacgaatacataataaaatatggctGTGAACGTGCTGTTTAATGAATATAACTGTATGAAAAAAGCATTTAATCTATTGTCTAGGTAACTCTAATTTTCTGAGATAACGTTGGGTTTTCTGTAAGCTTTCTCAATATTTATCCTACTCCAATAAAAGTCTAATTAGTCATAACCATCTCATTTACTTACTAAACAATGTATAAAGAATTAGAGTATTTccctcaattttttttttccaaaatacCCACACTctacacaaaacaaaaataatacgtaAACGTGTTATGCCAAAATGCACACAAACCACTGACCCAGTTGAAACGCTAACACACTTGCACCTACATCTTCATTAGTTTCAATTACATTGATGGAACTCATCTCGACCTATCTTATTCTCTAACAAACTACTGCCCACGCTGCGAATTCTTTATGGTGCATTTACACATTAGTGCGAATAGCGAGGTGAGGTCGCtacagagcgagcagcctcgcgaagcaatTGATGCGCTAAAAAGCTCGATCAGTGTAGATATGGCTTGTTCCAAAAAGCGTGTGTGACGTCATTATCCTCGGCCGATCCATTTCCACACTGACCAAACTGCTTCGCAAGACTGAAAATCCGCCTAATAAAGAACACGCATATGTAAACAATGCACTTGTTATTCGCATTGAAATTCACGTATACGCGTTAAGAGCAGTTTTTCGGACATAATCAAAGAGCACTAATTGCAAAAACGAACTTACtaaacatttttacattaCGGCTTACAGGTGTAAGCAGTTGTTCATAACAATACTCCTATACGAATTTTTCGTCGTGTGTGAAGGCGAATTGCGAACATGAATGTGTAAATGCACCATTATAGGCCACACTTTATTCTTAGCCACGTTTgcttttatacttttaatggACGCTTAGAACCCTTTCATAGACTTTTCaagcttatttttataattttgttagaGATGTTAGTTATTGTTATCAGATAAATCGGAATAATTTTCTTGTAATAATAAGccgattaaaattaaatttattacgtATATAATTGTGGAAGTAAAGTACAGTAATTGTGGAagttaaaacattaatattatgtaaatttttaatactacaaaaagttaaaacagtgGGGagtaatatgtacataatatttttgagcAAAAAAATCTATGGGAGTTGTATGTATGTCTATGTGTGTAGAAAATAAATCAAGTATAGTATAATCACAGACAACAAGAATgaatataattcatattaatttatgcaagataacaattaaaaaccacgcttttgaaaatttataggagaagattaaaacaaaatacatcattaaactagtaagtaataaaaaaattataaattttattaattttgcttattaattaagctattgcatagcttctatcgcgggccttgagcgcggggaccgaatcgagaaattccgtaacgaaaaaaacctcacgctccccactccgataggcacggaggtgtggcttgaaggcatgctacaGGCCGGCtactttaccgcggcagtccccgagtgccacacgacttttttttttaggtaGATAGGTACTTGTTATAATATccgaacaaattatcaaaatatagtgatatacaacttatttttataaaaaaatataatgtgtttttacacgtcatattttttttaattaattccatTGTTAGTCTTGTAATTAAATGCTAAGAAAATATCCCACGAAAGGTTAATCAGTGACACCATCACCGGGTCagttaagtttgtggcactgtGCATTGTACGaagtattatttctttttttttattacatttattttccaatataataattgatttattaactaatcacaaaaatgtaattagGTATATGTAGAAAGTCATTATCTacgctaatattataaagaggaaaactttgtttgtttgtttgattgattgtaatgaataggctcataaactactggaccgattttaaaaattctttcaccattcgaaagctacattatccacgagtaacataggctatttttatcccggaaatcccacgggaacgggaactatgcgggtttttctttgaaaacgcgggcgaagccgcaggcagaaagctagtcaaaaataataatgtatattttattaacgaaatattataagccatattacattgaaaaatctttattggatgactttatctataatatcttAGATAGTGTTGTTTGTATCGTATTTATTGCATAATCCCTACTATCCCtactgtaatattataaatgcgaaagtaactctgtctgtctgtctgtctgttacgctttcccgcttaaacctctcaaccgagtttgatgaaatttggaacAGACAATCTTTGACCCTgggaaagaacataggctaccttttattgcgaaatatgtaccacgggtgaagccgaggcggaccactagttttaaataaaaaatttaataataatactgtAATTTTCTGTAGTCAAAGACtatgtttaaataatgtttgattGGTTTGAAGTATGAAATGTTATCTCTAATCAAATCTTTGTTTGTATTtctatagataaataattaatacctatTAATAGAGTAGTCTAGCAATTGTTGACCGATAGAGGTGACCTTAGATAATTGCGTTTCTCTTATCATTTTATAGGAATTTTGAaaatcactatcactacaaTATAGTATATAGCAAAGTCGCTTTCCGTGTCTGTCTGAATGTATCTATAAAACTACataacagattttgatgcgattttttaattgatagagtgattcttaaggaataattttaagtaagtatataatttcttAGGCTTTACAAAAAgcgtgcgaagccgcggagggaaagctagtaaattaatattaagtttCAGATTTCGTACCAGATTCGAAGAAGAGAAGATTTCGTCAGtaccagatttcgttcaaactttgtagatttattgaggaccgatgacaatacactaatttgataaaattttatattttttagttcggttttctataaaaagcgtgttttttagtttttttaaactattattattattgataattcATAGTCAATCCCTGGTAAgtagttaatttaaaaagatgCGGTGAAATAAAGACTGCGGGTAAGTTTAgaaaaggtaaataaaatcttttgaCTTGACTAAAAAGCTAGacttattttaactttttaaacaaatataaaaaaaaagatttttcagTTTGTTcaatttcttattaatttgataaattagtttatataataattattttacttacgCAAACTAGTTATACTTCCATTATACCAAGAATTTCTGCGAAGGttataaatgcaaatttaATTCCAAGAGAACTACAGCTCTCTTACAAAGtctgcataatataataagaataCTTCAATACAAGGATACTTTGTTCAATTACATGAACAAGTATCGACAAATAAAGtacctatgttttttttaatatagatatttatttatagaagcTGAAATCTACGCTTAAATtcgcataataatataaagtaaactGTTGCATAGTAATAGTAAAGTAGCATAATATGTGttaagattataaaaatatcaattataatattagtaggattagtaGTATCctactaaaattatgaatgcgaaggtttgtgaggatgtgtgtgtgtgtgtgtgtgtttgttactctttcacgcaaatactactaaaccgattagaatgaaatttggcacacatatagagggtaacttggattaacacataggataggtttcatcccggaaatcccacgggaacgggaactatgcgggtttttctttcaaaacgcgggtgaagccgcgggcggaaagctagttcttaCTATTCCTAAGATAGATATAggtaagtgaagtcccatgtcccctagtggggtaaggggcagatgcattatacatatatttcactgatcgattttctttagggacaaatCAGCTTTCCGTGTCCTACTAGACCGaggcattttttttcttcgtctccaccggaaATCAAACCCAGGATccctcggtgctacgctcacgcgtcaaccactgtaccaaggaggcggtcaaaaaGAAAGATATGTAGTATTTGCTGTATTCTGTTCGTTTGTATAAAACTACTTGAATTTAACAAAGTAAATGACTCAGCAatgattttcaatatttgaattttgaaaaaaaataacgaatttGTGAAACGGCACAGGTACCTACATCCAAAGAAGATCTCAAAGGAGAGGAGAGGTATACTATATactgtattatatatttataaaatatataaagagaTTTGAGTTTTAATTTACGTGTTTTGTTTTGGAAGAATTGGTTGGCATGGTTATTGGATTTGTTCTTTAGCTTATTGGTACGGAACCCTAGTCGGGATTCCGACTCGAACTTGGCCTATTTATATCTACCATAACAATGCCGTGATAATTTGCTGAGCTGTTTTCaacttatttatacatataaagcGCAGTTATTTGGATAAAGTAaccaaaagaaaataaatgattatgtaCATTCATTATTATGTACTCAAATGCTTTTTCTACACTGTTTGAATCACAGTGGTAAAGAGTAGGAAGAGAGCCGAGAGGAGCAACTCGACCCTCTATCGAGCTATCCTGTGAAATTTAGTTCATATTTTCACCGCGGGACTAAGTGGCGCGGCTTGGCgtgcatattaaaatttcggaggttttttttttgatttgattaaCGGAACAggataaaaaaaactgttttacttttattataagtatatgatagatattgataaattattgtgCTAGCATaagttacaaaaattaaacagGTAAGAGTTggtaaagaaaatatagtttcGTGGAAAGTCTACCAGGTGTCGTTATGGAAATTTTGGAACATTATAAATCGCGCTATCgaagtttatttttaggaCATTAAAGTAAACGCTATGATAACCTAGGCTGGTGTCAGACTGTCGGATTGTCCTGGAGTCAGGTTAGTTTTAACATGTTATTTGTTATGACGGGTTTGGCACGGAAATCGGAATGTCGTCTGTCGAGTTTGCATcgatatttacatttttttaaatttttgaagaCAACGTTAATTTAACAACGTTGTCAATAAGGTACAATCAATTAACTCAAATTTTCGCATATTTTGCGTAtgtgaattataattattatattatagtacatGACCTAGCAGATCTATCCTAGTATTTgacagaacttttttttttacttttgtgTCCTCCATTTTATATAGTTTGCATTCCCCTTCAGTTTCTATTTATCAGATAAACTTATCGATTAATGTTATCTCTTATATTCAATAAGCATCCTCAAAGTTCAAATTTCTTTCAAAAATAACAACtcagataataatttagacaCTTTTCAAGATATTTCCACTCGGTGTCAcataaacacatttaaattgaACAAAAAGATTTACAATTTACGTAATTGAGTGCCATTTGCTTACAATGTCAGGTCTAGTGTTAGCTCTTACTGACCTTGAGCTGATTGATATCGttacataaacaataatacaatagtgataattatttaactagctaaccgcccgcggcttcgtccgctttgtctaaaaaataatatactaaaaccttcctattgaatcaatctatctattaaaaaaatccttatcaaaattcgttgcataaaaaggacatagggacaaataaagcgactttgttttgtactatgtagtgacaATATTTAATAGAACTGTAGAGAAAACATCATTAAGTTTTTTCAgtcatgttaaaaaaatgtatgtattgaAGGTACgatgtttttgttgttgttcCAAAGTACAAATTcacaaatatgtatttaaggttaaagttatttataaataaaatgttgtaactttaaatattacccTTTGTCCTTACAGTTTCtactgtgtgtgtgtgtgtgcataTTACCATTAAGATGCAAAAACTTATACGTCGTTTTAACTTTACGTACGTACGTtcgtaattatattttccgACTTCCTTTGAAATAGAGGTTATCGACTCCATTCGGCTTTAGATAAGAAATCTAGCTTTATCAGATAAATCTTCATTAACCCTAGATTACTAACCTTCGTCGATTCGACGACGCGTCACCAAAAAAATCGCGATAACTTTTACGCGCGCGACCGTATGGTTTTCTAATTTCAGCTAATCTCAACCGACCCGTTGCGCTTGCGATGGACGGTAGTGTGTTTTGCGAGGAAGGCCCACACGTGCTGTTCTAGAAACCATGGCTCGTCACATCGACGAAGGTTAGTAGTAACGTGACTTTTTGTACTATTtagttaagttaaaattacgttattttcttttataatggtgcctattattttattttttagataagattcattttttattattagaagtCAAAAGCAATGAGGTAAATTCATCTGCGAGAGAGCCTGAAGACCACATTAAGGCTGATCCAGTGCATGAAATGGAGGATGATGATGAAGTTTCTATTGTAAATGAAGAGCAATTTCCAGATCAAGATTATGAGGCAAGTAGTAATACATCTTCGCAACGTTCAATTGAAGACGCGATACCTAGCACTTCAGCTGACCCTAGCGATTTGATTATAAGACCATCGCGTCCCATTCTTCTTGGGAAAGATAAACACATATGGTCATCAGAACAGTCAAGGTCACAAAGCAGAAGACCTTCAAGGAACATAGATACATAAGACGTAGGCCTGTACActtttttcaagatattttagATCCTCTTCAATGTTTTTCAGGTATAATTACTGATGACATTACTGATACTCTGCGGGACTCaatcacataaattttaaacatgtcAGGAAAAAGTAATGTGAGTGTTATAAGTGAGACTGAGCAAAGTAATGCTGCTGATGACTCTCCACAGCACAATAAAGAAACATATGTGCTATATGTCCCTCCGTAAAGCAAAGGCAGACTAAAAATAGGTGCACTAAGTACAAAAAATCGTTGTGTGGGGAACACAAACTTTATGTGTGTCACAAATGTTTTAGTTCCTAAGCTAttgtcaaaattatatttttaattactttttccgatattatttttgtaattaatagtttatttcaaGCAATTTGgtgctatattttatatgtatggaatttttcaaaaaattaaagaaagttCATAAAGCGTGTACACTATGATCTTATTTTGATGattgtttgaattaaaattttgttaaaataaatattttaatatttctatacgtagattaatacattttccataaaataaaaacataactacaaatatatttttttaattaaaccccTAAATCCCCTCCAATAAACAGCGTAGTCGAAACGACGAAGGTTAGTATTAAACGTCGAAAAATAAGGTTAGTGTTCTAGGGTTAATGCTATTTCACATTTGTTTACATAGTGATTGGGCCTTATTGACCATTTGCTTtactatgtatgtaatatgtatggaGAATTAAGTACGAATCTTGTATTTTATGGAAAATCATAAGATTGGCTAAGCTATAATTATACTACATATATAGGCTATCCAAGTgtgcttttatttttgatgGATAATCTATTCAAATGCGCAGAAAATCGTATTAATTCGTAATAAGTCTCATAATATGTGGATactgtatgtacctatatattatgcaaaaaaataCGTGGGACATTTCACGCAAGGTCATTTACTTTTTGCTTTTGAGTAATAATTCCGCCTTTTAGTAGTGTGTGCCGTGTGATTGTTAATTATAgtttatgtacaataaagaataaataaatataaatttaggtacttaccttGGGAGTTGTTGAGTTTTTACTATGGGATAGAGTGagcaaaagttattttaagtattctagaaaataattaatttaattttaattcactttacgatgcaacataatattatttttttttacaataaacatatttgttaACCATAGACTATtaagacataatataatataaaatattatatagaccCAAAAAAATGCAATCCTCATTTTACAACATTTATTCAGTTTCTTGGCCACCAATTAAATAGAGTCGTTGTCAGCTTATAAAATTATCGatattaatcaaaatatttcgaatattgaaattgatttttttggttttatggcattcaaatgctttataaatataaatttataaagaatgtAAAAAATTTGATCATGAatcgggactcgaacccgcatcctttcgcgccattccggggcggatgcctgaccaactcgGCCACTCGCCGCGCcgctctggcgggtcacgacTCACgagtgatcgatttttttctattatttataaattaatatttcgaaaaattttatgacataataacACGATAATCAATTTCCTCTGAAACGATAAAAAGCAAAACAAAGGAAGAGATAATGCCATGGGGGAATAacctttcatcaaaatatcaGATAAAGGGATTACATCGTACGGAATAACTACTGTATTGCATTTATTGACAACATGACTGCATGTAAATAATACCAAAGACTAAAAACATGTTTTCTAGAATGTAAACAAGACGAAAACCCGATTGAAACACATTtcaatttcttaatttttgcaatccatactaaaatattataaatgcgaaagtaactctgtctgtctgtctgttactcaatcacacctaaactactaaaccaattttcatgaaatttggaaatgagatattttgatacccgagaaaggacataggctactttttatcccgggaaaatgacgcaatcccggaaatcccacgggaacgggaactatgcgggtttttctttgactgcgcgtgCGAAAGCGctggcggaaatctagtcttCGATATTCTCTTAAATGAGTATGTgattttgtttaatgtttaaatgACACCTGAGCTAAACATTACCAGCCAGTATAATCAGATCCTTCTGTTATAAGAATGTATTATAgacacaaatattattaatttttattgtgacTCTACATTAGCGTAGTACGACGATGGATATTTCTCTCTgcatcattttacataatgtaCTTTTTAcaactatatttaaaattaatagaaatatttttattgcatttgcTTATTAAATAcctctatatatatatttaatacgtATCTTGGTTTTCCGGATTCTTTCTTTCCCTTTgcgtaaaattaaatctattagaataaaaacataaactcTTAACTTGTAGAGgaatttcaaataatacacACATCTTAAATATGCTCTCTCCCTTCTTTTGAAATCAGTTACTAATTACTTCCTAGATCAAAAATACACTATCATATACatcacaaataaaacaacacatttattatacctaaataaCTACATAAACCAAATTAAATTACCTGTACCTTATCTAAACCTATCCCAGAGCCGTAAAATCTCTCCCTCCTTATAAATCTTCTCTTTTCTCCTTTcaacaacaaaacaaaacacctTTTTCATAACAGAAATCACAACCTAATTACTCGAATGATGCGCGCGCGGCCTCTCATAGCGAGCTACTAATTGAACTCTAGCCGTGACTGCGCGCGCGCATTGTAGCGTATTTGAGCCAATATAACAACAATATTTACTGCCAatcgtttattatttgtaattgaTTTGTGAGAGTTTAATAACATGTTTattgacaataaaattatttgtgtgattgtcaatttatataaaaactagctttccgcccgcggcttcccCCGCggtttaaaagaaaaacccgttcccgtaggatttccgggataaaacctatcctatgtcctttctcgggtatcaaaatatctctaaataacaaatttcatgcaaattggttcagtagtaaaggcgtgattgagtaacagacagacagacagagttactttcgcatttataatattagtatggatgttcGACTACAGATAGTTTTTCTTTGCTACGGTTTTGGCCTATAGCATCCTATCCACTCccttatgtatataatatgctgTGAAGTATAATTCTGAGATCAGAATTTTTCCCATACTTATTCCtccttacataataatatttaatataatatgaacttccatatttataatattatta encodes:
- the LOC123695107 gene encoding uncharacterized protein LOC123695107, with the protein product MARHIDEDKIHFLLLEVKSNEVNSSAREPEDHIKADPVHEMEDDDEVSIVNEEQFPDQDYEASSNTSSQRSIEDAIPSTSADPSDLIIRPSRPILLGKDKHIWSSEQSRSQSRRPSRNIDT